One stretch of Tenacibaculum sp. MAR_2010_89 DNA includes these proteins:
- a CDS encoding lysophospholipid acyltransferase family protein codes for MISKFIYTKILGWKLVGEFPKELKKYIVIGAPHTSWKDFPIAILARNSWGVKINFIGKKSLFKPPFGFIFRWLGGAPVDRSKSNNKVDAIVDVFNKHDEFRLALSPEGTRKKVDKWKTGFYYIAKGANVPIIMFAFDFEHKQIILSEPFYPTDNMESDFEHFYSFYKDIKGANPELF; via the coding sequence ATGATATCTAAGTTTATATATACCAAAATTTTAGGATGGAAGTTAGTTGGAGAATTTCCTAAAGAATTAAAAAAATATATAGTTATTGGTGCTCCACATACTAGTTGGAAAGATTTTCCAATAGCGATCTTAGCAAGAAACTCATGGGGAGTAAAAATTAATTTTATAGGAAAAAAATCATTGTTCAAGCCTCCTTTTGGTTTTATTTTTAGATGGTTAGGCGGTGCACCGGTTGACCGTTCAAAAAGTAATAATAAAGTAGATGCTATTGTAGATGTTTTTAATAAGCATGATGAGTTTCGTTTAGCTTTATCACCAGAAGGAACAAGAAAAAAGGTAGATAAATGGAAAACAGGTTTTTATTACATAGCAAAGGGAGCCAATGTACCTATAATAATGTTTGCCTTTGATTTTGAGCATAAGCAAATAATTTTATCAGAACCTTTTTATCCTACTGATAATATGGAAAGTGATTTTGAACACTTTTATTCTTTTTATAAAGATATAAAAGGAGCTAATCCTGAATTATTTTAA
- the ytxJ gene encoding bacillithiol system redox-active protein YtxJ, with product MGILKSLFGNSSSEKKEEKSLVNWLPLRSMDQLKEIEILSKKEPIAIFKHSTRCGISRMVIQRFESSFDESLKDFKVYYLDLLNYRELSNEIGYKFQVLHQSPQLMIIKRGVAVAYASHYDITNINLKTF from the coding sequence ATGGGAATATTAAAATCACTTTTTGGAAATTCATCATCAGAAAAAAAAGAAGAAAAATCGTTAGTTAACTGGTTGCCTTTACGAAGTATGGATCAACTTAAAGAAATTGAAATTTTATCAAAGAAAGAACCAATAGCTATTTTTAAACATTCAACGCGTTGTGGAATTAGTAGAATGGTTATTCAACGTTTTGAAAGTAGTTTTGATGAGAGTTTAAAAGATTTTAAAGTTTATTATTTAGATTTATTAAATTACCGTGAATTGTCTAATGAAATTGGTTATAAATTTCAGGTATTACACCAGTCTCCACAGCTAATGATTATAAAAAGAGGAGTGGCTGTAGCTTATGCTTCTCATTATGATATTACTAACATAAATTTAAAAACTTTTTAA
- the fahA gene encoding fumarylacetoacetase, with product MEITANNPNRKSWLTVTENSDFPIQNIPFGVFLTKDDIITIGTRIGDYAIDLGALHQLGYFEGIPLTDDIFLQDTLNDFIADGRKTWRLVRNRIAEIFDVKNSSLRDNAEHKDKVIFRMDEIEMQLPVSVGDYTDFYASKEHATNVGSLFRDPENALFPNWLQIPIGYHGRSSSIIPSGTPIRRPVGQSRPNEGETTPNFGPSKLLDFELEMAFITTVANDLGERIPIEEAEDYIFGLVLFNDWSARDIQGWEYVPLGPFLGKNFASTISPWIVTLDALEPFRVDNPKQVHEPLPYLRKEGKDSYDINLQMAIQPEDKEETVVCNSNFKYMYWTMIQQLAHHTVNGCPVNAGDMMGSGTISGPTQDSFGSMLELTWRGQNPIKMNDGSERKFINDNDTVIMRGYSKNDKVRIGFGECVGKILPAIE from the coding sequence ATGGAAATAACTGCAAATAACCCGAATAGAAAATCTTGGTTAACTGTAACAGAAAACTCTGATTTTCCGATTCAAAACATACCTTTTGGTGTTTTTTTAACCAAAGATGATATTATTACAATTGGAACAAGGATTGGTGACTATGCTATTGATTTAGGTGCTTTACATCAACTTGGATATTTTGAAGGCATTCCTTTAACCGATGATATTTTTTTACAAGATACCTTAAATGATTTTATTGCTGATGGTCGTAAAACTTGGCGTTTAGTTAGAAACAGAATTGCTGAAATTTTTGATGTTAAAAACAGTAGTTTAAGAGACAATGCTGAACATAAAGACAAAGTGATTTTTAGAATGGATGAAATAGAAATGCAATTACCTGTTAGTGTAGGTGATTATACCGATTTCTATGCTAGTAAAGAACATGCTACAAATGTAGGTTCATTATTTAGAGATCCTGAAAACGCATTATTCCCTAACTGGTTACAAATACCTATTGGTTACCACGGAAGAAGTTCTTCTATTATTCCTTCTGGTACTCCTATAAGAAGACCTGTTGGTCAATCTAGACCTAATGAAGGTGAAACTACACCTAATTTTGGTCCTTCAAAATTGTTAGATTTTGAATTAGAAATGGCATTTATTACAACAGTTGCAAATGATTTAGGAGAAAGAATTCCTATTGAAGAAGCTGAAGACTATATTTTTGGATTGGTTTTATTCAATGATTGGTCTGCTCGTGATATTCAAGGATGGGAATATGTTCCTTTAGGGCCATTTTTAGGTAAAAACTTTGCTTCTACTATATCACCTTGGATTGTTACTTTAGATGCTTTAGAACCTTTTAGAGTAGATAACCCTAAACAAGTACATGAACCTTTACCTTATTTACGTAAAGAAGGTAAAGATAGTTATGATATTAATTTACAAATGGCTATTCAACCTGAAGATAAAGAAGAGACTGTTGTTTGTAACTCTAACTTCAAATACATGTACTGGACAATGATTCAGCAATTAGCACACCATACTGTAAATGGTTGTCCTGTTAATGCTGGTGACATGATGGGAAGTGGAACAATTTCTGGTCCAACTCAAGATAGTTTTGGTTCAATGTTAGAATTAACATGGAGAGGTCAAAACCCTATTAAAATGAACGATGGTAGCGAGCGTAAATTTATCAATGATAATGATACAGTTATTATGCGTGGATATTCTAAAAATGACAAAGTTCGTATTGGTTTTGGAGAGTGTGTTGGTAAAATTTTACCTGCAATTGAATAA
- the glyA gene encoding serine hydroxymethyltransferase — MQKDHQIFDLIADEKKRQLNGLELIASENFVSEQVMEAQGSILTNKYAEGYPGKRYYGGCEIVDIVEQIAIDRAKELFGAAYVNVQPHSGSQANTAVFATCLKPGDTILGFDLSHGGHLTHGSPVNFSGKLYNPVFYGVDKETGLIDYNHLEQQANEHKPKLIIAGASAYSRDIDFKKFREIADSVGAILMADISHPAGLIAKGILSDPLPHCHIVTTTTHKTLRGPRGGMIMMGQDFENPFGLTLKSGKPKKMSTLLNSSVFPGNQGGPLEHVIAAKAVAFGEALTDGFLEYQIQVRENARAMAAAFVAKGYDIISKGTDNHMMLIDLRNKGITGKDAEIALGKAEITVNKNMVPFDTESPFVTSGIRIGTSAVTTRGLNEEDMIVVVDLIDEAITNATNDEALEAIGEKVYDLMHQRRLFVM, encoded by the coding sequence ATGCAAAAAGATCATCAAATTTTTGACCTTATAGCTGATGAAAAAAAACGTCAGTTAAATGGGTTGGAGCTAATAGCTTCTGAAAACTTTGTAAGTGAGCAGGTAATGGAAGCGCAAGGATCAATTTTAACTAACAAATATGCAGAAGGATATCCTGGAAAAAGGTATTATGGAGGATGTGAGATAGTTGATATTGTAGAGCAAATAGCAATTGATAGGGCTAAAGAATTATTTGGAGCTGCATATGTAAATGTTCAGCCTCATTCAGGTAGTCAGGCAAATACAGCTGTGTTCGCTACATGTTTAAAACCTGGTGATACTATTTTAGGTTTCGATTTATCTCATGGAGGTCATTTAACTCATGGTTCACCTGTAAATTTTTCAGGAAAATTATACAACCCTGTATTTTATGGTGTTGATAAAGAAACTGGGCTTATAGATTACAATCATTTAGAGCAACAAGCTAATGAACATAAACCTAAATTAATTATTGCAGGAGCTTCAGCGTATTCTCGTGATATTGACTTTAAGAAATTTAGAGAAATAGCTGATAGTGTAGGTGCAATTTTAATGGCTGATATTTCACATCCAGCTGGTTTAATAGCTAAAGGAATTTTATCTGATCCGTTACCTCATTGTCATATTGTAACAACGACTACACATAAAACATTACGTGGACCTCGTGGTGGTATGATTATGATGGGACAAGATTTTGAAAATCCTTTTGGATTAACCTTAAAAAGTGGAAAGCCAAAAAAGATGTCGACTTTATTAAATTCATCGGTATTCCCTGGAAATCAAGGAGGACCTTTAGAGCATGTAATTGCTGCTAAAGCAGTTGCTTTTGGTGAGGCGTTAACTGATGGTTTTTTAGAGTATCAAATTCAAGTTCGTGAAAATGCCAGAGCAATGGCTGCAGCTTTTGTAGCGAAAGGATATGATATTATTTCTAAAGGAACAGATAATCATATGATGTTAATAGATCTACGTAACAAAGGAATTACAGGTAAAGATGCTGAAATAGCTTTAGGTAAAGCTGAGATAACAGTAAATAAAAATATGGTTCCTTTTGATACAGAATCACCTTTTGTAACTTCTGGTATCCGTATTGGTACTTCAGCAGTAACTACACGTGGTTTAAATGAAGAAGATATGATTGTTGTTGTTGATTTAATTGATGAAGCAATAACAAATGCTACTAATGATGAAGCATTAGAAGCAATAGGTGAAAAAGTATATGATTTAATGCATCAAAGAAGATTATTTGTGATGTAA
- a CDS encoding MBL fold metallo-hydrolase translates to MKVKSLLYIIFILCVFSCVKKEKLKNIPSVPYFVVLGVAQDAGYPQIACKKECCLKTYTNSSLERMVSSIGLVDPITNESWMFDATPDFTKQTKLLSTYTKNKDIPDGIFLTHGHIGHYTGIMFLGREAMSATKMPIYTMPRMKTYLETNGPWSQLVTNNNIELKALKKDSAFVLNKRISITPIHVPHRDEYTETVGYLINNTSKKALFIPDVDKWEKWDRNIIDYIKQVDIAFLDATFFKNGEINRDMNEVPHPFVEESMKLFEGLTNDDKKKIYFIHFNHTNPLLGEGSDAENRVEERGFNIAKQNSIIKF, encoded by the coding sequence ATGAAAGTTAAAAGTCTACTATATATTATTTTTATTTTATGTGTTTTTTCTTGTGTTAAAAAGGAAAAACTAAAAAACATTCCTAGTGTTCCTTATTTTGTAGTGTTAGGAGTTGCACAAGATGCTGGATATCCGCAAATAGCTTGTAAAAAAGAATGTTGCTTAAAAACTTATACAAACTCTAGCTTGGAAAGAATGGTTAGTTCTATAGGTTTGGTTGATCCGATAACTAATGAAAGTTGGATGTTTGATGCAACACCTGATTTTACAAAACAAACTAAGCTATTATCTACCTATACAAAGAATAAAGATATTCCTGATGGTATTTTTTTAACTCATGGCCATATAGGACACTATACAGGAATTATGTTTTTAGGTAGAGAAGCAATGAGTGCAACTAAAATGCCAATTTATACAATGCCAAGAATGAAAACATATTTGGAAACTAACGGACCTTGGAGTCAGTTAGTAACTAACAATAATATTGAGTTAAAGGCATTAAAAAAAGATTCAGCATTTGTTTTAAATAAAAGAATTAGTATAACTCCAATTCATGTACCACATAGAGATGAATACACAGAAACAGTTGGTTATTTAATTAATAACACTTCTAAAAAAGCATTGTTTATTCCAGATGTTGATAAATGGGAAAAGTGGGATAGAAATATTATTGATTATATAAAGCAAGTTGATATAGCATTTTTAGATGCAACCTTTTTTAAAAATGGAGAGATTAACAGAGACATGAATGAAGTTCCTCATCCTTTTGTTGAAGAAAGTATGAAGTTGTTTGAGGGGTTAACAAATGATGATAAAAAGAAAATCTATTTTATCCATTTTAATCATACGAACCCATTATTAGGTGAGGGAAGTGATGCTGAAAATAGAGTTGAAGAAAGAGGGTTTAATATTGCTAAGCAAAATTCAATTATAAAATTCTAA
- a CDS encoding DEAD/DEAH box helicase has protein sequence MSKETATTKPIVGKNLYDYQKEALHKIFKSFENAPENYHLLYQLPTGGGKTVIFSEITRQYLKHYQKKVLIMTHRIELCKQTARMLSEFNVDNKIIDSKADLNDQSNFSCFVAMVETLNNRLNDDMLDISDVGLVIIDEAHYNSFTKLFKFFDKSFVLGVTATPLSSNIKLPMKNNYDELIDGESIGNLIENEYLARANVFSYNVGLTSLEVGANGDYTVKSSEDLYTNSDMLSKLLQAYEERAKGTKTLIFNNGINTSLHVFDTFKRAGYPIAHLDNTNTKKERDFILKWFHKTPNAIITSVSILTTGFDEPSVRSIILNRATKSLTLYYQMIGRGSRVLPDKSEFNVIDLGNNFHRFGPWGADLDWQKMFRAPNFYLDNLLSDEELESEFKYELPADVKKEFSNSKDLYFDVKKVYVDTIQSGQSSKKVLEKSIEHHAKLCIENSEDVFDALILAKKLGGDIDDRIFRYSKCICKSTHNFIDWLQDDYRKKLNAYLRTNFDEVYEQIFGHPPPEEE, from the coding sequence TTGAGTAAAGAAACAGCGACGACTAAGCCAATTGTAGGTAAAAATTTATACGATTATCAAAAGGAAGCGTTACACAAAATTTTTAAAAGTTTTGAAAATGCCCCCGAAAATTACCACCTACTGTATCAATTACCAACAGGAGGAGGGAAGACAGTTATTTTCTCTGAAATTACCCGTCAGTATTTAAAGCATTATCAAAAAAAGGTGTTAATAATGACGCACCGTATTGAATTGTGTAAACAAACCGCTAGGATGTTAAGCGAATTCAATGTAGATAATAAAATCATTGATAGTAAAGCAGACTTAAATGATCAAAGTAACTTTAGTTGCTTTGTAGCAATGGTTGAAACTTTGAATAACCGTTTGAATGATGATATGTTAGATATATCGGATGTAGGATTGGTTATTATTGATGAGGCTCACTATAATTCATTTACTAAACTGTTTAAGTTTTTTGATAAGTCGTTCGTATTAGGTGTTACCGCAACTCCATTGAGTTCTAACATTAAGTTACCAATGAAGAACAATTATGATGAGTTAATTGATGGTGAAAGTATTGGTAATTTAATAGAAAATGAATATTTAGCAAGAGCAAATGTATTTTCGTATAATGTAGGATTAACTTCATTAGAGGTAGGTGCAAATGGTGATTATACCGTAAAATCTTCTGAGGATCTATATACAAATTCAGATATGCTTTCTAAGTTATTGCAGGCATATGAAGAACGTGCAAAAGGAACTAAAACTTTAATTTTTAATAATGGAATAAATACTTCTTTACATGTATTTGATACTTTTAAAAGGGCTGGATATCCTATTGCTCACTTAGATAATACGAATACTAAAAAAGAACGTGATTTTATTTTAAAGTGGTTTCATAAAACACCAAATGCAATTATCACCTCAGTAAGTATATTAACTACTGGATTTGATGAGCCTTCAGTAAGATCTATTATATTAAATAGAGCAACAAAATCATTAACATTGTATTACCAAATGATTGGTAGGGGATCGCGTGTTTTACCTGATAAATCAGAATTTAATGTTATTGATTTAGGTAATAACTTCCATAGATTTGGTCCTTGGGGTGCTGATTTAGATTGGCAAAAGATGTTTAGAGCTCCTAACTTTTATCTTGATAATTTATTAAGTGATGAAGAGCTTGAAAGTGAATTTAAATATGAGCTTCCTGCTGATGTAAAAAAGGAATTTTCTAATTCAAAAGATTTATATTTTGATGTAAAGAAGGTGTATGTTGACACAATACAATCGGGTCAATCTTCAAAAAAAGTATTAGAGAAATCTATTGAGCATCATGCAAAATTATGTATTGAAAATAGTGAAGATGTTTTTGATGCTTTAATTTTAGCTAAAAAACTAGGAGGAGATATAGATGATAGAATATTTAGGTATTCAAAATGTATTTGTAAGAGTACACATAATTTTATTGATTGGTTACAAGATGACTATAGAAAAAAGTTAAATGCTTACTTACGAACAAATTTTGATGAAGTGTATGAACAAATTTTTGGACATCCACCACCAGAAGAAGAATAA
- the rmuC gene encoding DNA recombination protein RmuC has product MSTTLLLIITTISGLVLGVIIGHLLGKLALNKATDTLEKENNTLAVTISNAEAQKNEKEQVFIQQKEDFLKRLDDKTKENNELRREKDFSATELARKNEELRNLQLKLNENKEEVEKLQDKFTKEFENLANKILDEKSNKFTEQNKENIKNILSPLQEKIQTFEKKVEDSQKESISMHSALKEQLLGLKELNTQMSKETINLTRALKGDSKTQGNWGELVLERVLEKSGLEKDREYFVQQSFTNDEGKRILPDVVIHLPDNKKMIVDSKVSLTAYEQYVNTDDAIEKTRFIKEHVNSLKRHVEQLSEKKYEDIYKIESPDFVLLFVPIEPAFAVALNEDNTLYNKAFEKNIVIVTPTTLLATLRTIDTMWNNEKQQRNALEIARQAGALYDKFDGLLKDLISIGKKIDATKADYSSAMNKLVEGRGNLITSVEKLKKMGAKAKKALPEKIIERAQEED; this is encoded by the coding sequence ATGAGTACTACTTTACTATTAATAATCACAACAATTTCTGGATTAGTATTAGGGGTTATTATTGGCCATTTACTAGGTAAATTAGCTTTAAATAAAGCTACAGATACATTAGAAAAAGAAAACAACACCTTAGCTGTTACTATATCAAATGCAGAAGCTCAGAAGAATGAAAAAGAACAGGTTTTTATTCAACAAAAAGAAGATTTCTTAAAACGCTTGGATGATAAAACAAAAGAGAATAATGAATTAAGACGAGAAAAAGATTTCTCTGCTACTGAATTAGCTAGAAAAAATGAAGAACTAAGAAACTTACAATTAAAGTTAAACGAAAATAAAGAAGAGGTTGAGAAACTACAAGATAAGTTTACCAAAGAATTTGAAAACCTTGCAAATAAAATATTAGATGAAAAATCTAATAAATTTACAGAACAGAATAAAGAAAATATAAAAAATATACTAAGTCCCTTACAAGAAAAAATACAAACTTTTGAAAAGAAAGTTGAAGATTCTCAAAAAGAAAGTATTTCAATGCATTCAGCTCTAAAAGAACAATTACTTGGTTTAAAAGAGCTAAACACCCAAATGAGTAAAGAAACTATTAACTTAACTAGAGCATTAAAGGGAGATAGTAAAACACAAGGAAACTGGGGAGAACTAGTATTAGAACGTGTTTTAGAAAAGTCGGGATTAGAAAAAGATAGAGAATATTTTGTACAACAATCTTTTACTAACGATGAAGGTAAACGTATACTACCTGATGTAGTTATTCATTTACCAGATAATAAAAAAATGATTGTTGACTCTAAGGTTTCTTTAACTGCATATGAACAATATGTAAATACTGATGATGCTATTGAAAAAACTCGTTTTATAAAAGAACATGTAAACTCTTTAAAACGACATGTAGAGCAACTTTCAGAAAAAAAATATGAGGATATTTATAAAATAGAATCTCCTGATTTTGTTTTGCTATTTGTTCCTATTGAGCCTGCATTTGCTGTAGCTTTAAATGAAGATAATACTTTATACAATAAAGCTTTTGAAAAAAATATCGTGATTGTTACTCCTACTACTCTTTTAGCTACTTTACGTACTATTGATACCATGTGGAATAATGAAAAACAACAACGAAATGCTTTAGAAATTGCAAGACAAGCTGGTGCTTTGTATGATAAGTTTGATGGTCTTTTAAAAGATTTGATTAGTATTGGTAAAAAAATTGATGCTACTAAAGCTGATTATAGTTCTGCCATGAACAAATTAGTAGAAGGTAGAGGTAATTTGATTACTAGTGTAGAAAAATTAAAGAAAATGGGAGCTAAAGCTAAGAAAGCACTTCCTGAAAAAATAATAGAACGAGCTCAAGAAGAGGATTAA